From a region of the Lactuca sativa cultivar Salinas chromosome 4, Lsat_Salinas_v11, whole genome shotgun sequence genome:
- the LOC111920601 gene encoding uncharacterized protein LOC111920601 encodes MLIHSALVVALAGVFLLLIFFFHHLFCKPKPPQPIAGDPDIHQRDNQVNTKRRSSYYGSQRGMSTKPLFSWSDNPSLITDAVENGWSRFAFTEYISSSSLRSNRFLLGSCASGGDVSGEDHAEEVETSWEVCQESADFMQKVRLNSGIKKIATTTTTSMTAASVIKSALPLPGPALGNPSPFPQEAYFEITILSNYDDDINGKGRLNTGEGENIKLIQENEVNDKGLHVIFEDSKGRNCTKGIVEGKNDVIVMLSVGLTGEGSVPVKLPGSYPASVGFNSDGSIYLDGTKLETESEIEIWEKTDTVIGCGYNPSQKKVFFTLNSKLVHEIHCKGEEFGSPLYPTLAANSDVMVLVNFGQSIFKYAPANLQRTQNPCFIGSMANSTSLGYEDSKELFSMGILDSQYWLNGYATRSGQYNSNVNKGKTKDYDEASEGDLFEIVIDSNTYRKSPITPS; translated from the exons ATGTTGATACACAGCGCATTGGTGGTAGCCCTCGCCGGAGTATTCCTCCTCCTCATTTTCTTCTTCCATCACCTATTCTGCAAACCAAAACCCCCGCAGCCTATCGCCGGAGACCCCGACATTCATCAGCGAGATAATCAAGTCAACACCAAAAGAAGATCAAGTTACTACGGCTCCCAACGTGGGATGTCCACAAAACCTCTGTTCAGTTGGTCAGACAACCCTTCGCTCATCACCGACGCCGTGGAAAACGGTTGGTCACGATTTGCATTTACTGAATACATCTCCTCCTCGTCCCTTCGGTCAAACCGGTTTCTACTCGGCTCCTGCGCTTCCGGCGGTGATGTCAGCGGCGAAGATCACGCGGAGGAGGTGGAAACCAGTTGGGAAGTTTGCCAAGAATCCGCTGATTTCATGCAAAAAGTTCGGCTTAATTCCGGAATAAAGAAAATCGCGACAACAACAACTACTTCAATGACAGCGGCTTCGGTGATTAAATCGGCGTTGCCTTTACCTGGTCCGGCGTTGGGGAATCCATCGCCATTCCCGCAAGAAGCGTACTTTGAAATTACTATTTTGTCCAACTACGATGATGATATCAACGGAAAGGGAAGGTTAAACACGGGAGAAGGGGAAAATATAAAACTAATTCAAGAGAATGAGGTAAATGACAAGGGCTTGCATGTCATTTTTGAAGATTCGAAGGGTCGAAATTGTACAAAGGGTATAGTTGAAGGGAAAAATGATGTGATTGTTATGCTGTCGGTGGGTCTTACCGGTGAAGGGTCTGTTCCGGTGAAACTTCCGGGGAGTTATCCGGCATCCGTTGGCTTCAATTCCGATGGCTCTATTTACCTAGATG GAACGAAGCTCGAAACTGAATCAGAAATAGAAATATGGGAAAAAACAGATACGGTGATTGGTTGTGGGTATAACCCAAGTCAGAAGAAAGTTTTCTTCACTCTAAATTCAAAACTAGTGCATGAAATACATTGTAAGGGTGAAGAATTTGGGAGTCCACTCTATCCAACACTAGCAGCAAATAGTGATGTTATGGTGCTTGTAAACTTTGGCCAAAGTATCTTCAAATATGCACCCGCAAATTTGCAAAGAACCCAAAATCCTTGCTTCATTGGATCAATGGCAAATTCTACATCGTTAGGATATGAAGATAGCAAAGAGCTTTTTTCAATGGGAATATTAGATTCACAATATTGGTTGAATGGATACGCGACAAGAAGTGGACAATATAATAGTAATGTTAATAAAGGAAAGACAAAGGATTATGATGAGGCGTCTGAAGGGGACCTTTTTGAAATCGTGATAGATAGTAATACTTACAGAAAATCACCAATCACACCCTCCTAA